In Candida albicans SC5314 chromosome 4, complete sequence, the genomic window GAATGGTATGTTTTATGTTAGTGTGATTGTTTCATTCGCTCATATCCGAaacacacaaaaaaaaaaggaccTACGCACCCACCCACCGGCTatttattctttcttttcttataCCCCCTATTAATTTTGTATTTCCGTTTAACTACACACATTCGTACTAGGATTTTTGTGTCTGTTGGCGTTCGTCACATATACGTACTAGTAATACAACAAGTGTTTGGTTAGTTTCTCTTTTGTCATGTGACCACACACCTAGTAATAACTTATCAGATTCCGTCTTTACAATTTGGTTAGCATTAATTCGGTTCGATATATAACGGTAAAAGAGGCTTTGGTTAATGGTTATCATacacaataacaacaacagcacACCAATACGTTTGCTTTTTCGTCTTGTTTCGTTTCATTTCGTTTCGTcgtttgttgttgaacaCTACTAGacaataatttgatttggaatTGCTTACAATAATGTTATGAGCAACAACAGCTGGAAATACCAAATTCACGCTTACGTAaactttaatttatttttttttaggcGCTCATTTAGATTCTACTCTCTCTTCTGAGGCGTTTGGGTGGGTGTATGGAAATTATTAACCCATTCACCCACTAACTAACTATTtggtttttcaatttgattgcTTTTAggtaatttcaaaaattctGGTTCGATTTGTGATTTGCAGCTAagacaaaaacaaagaagtATAAAAAAGAGAGTTTTCACTAATTTATGCTTATCACCTTAAAACTTCAGGTCCAGCTAACTTAAATAATGGctcaaaaacaaaaacaaaaaaaaaaaaaaatgaatcaCACCAAGGCTCCTAACAAATCATATGATGGTAATGATTTGCCATTTTATTATCTCAATTGTTTTCAGTTAAACTCTTAGTCTGTGAtacttttttgtttattggCTATACTTTTTagtttcttgttgttgttgttgttgttgtctaATGGTCATGGATTTCACAACTTGTATGTATGTAACGCAAataactaactaactaacgTACAAgctctttttcttgttgtctGTAAGACGACGGATTTGACTTTCTTtgttccattttttttaattctggggtaaccaaaaaaaaaacaaaaacaacgAAATAAGCAACCAAAAAGTTATTAGAGAGTTTACATGTATGagttcttgttgttgtcaaGTGATCAACTTGACTAAAAACTCAAGAAATAAAACCAGATATCACATATTCAACAAACAATAGCtattaatcaatatttgaCACTTACAATAATTGCTATGAATGAATACCCTTTTTTGATATGacatgaaaaaaaagaattaacaATAGGtccttttccttttctctTATCAAATTTGTGCGTTGCCTTTCTGCTAAGTGTGTGTTTACTTTCTTGGTTAGGCGAAGTTAATTTTAAGGTATATTACTTTCAATGCCAGGCGAATAAACGGCAACAATCAAGCTTCATaagtttgttttgtttgtgaGTGTTCATAATTTCTTATCTCCTCCTTCTTGGTGTAGTAGTTCTTGTTATTGGATTTTTACCAAACGCTGTTGCAATTTATTCTTCGCTAACTCTATCCTCGTCCTTCACTACTTCCCCTAAcctattgttattttggTTATTGTactttcaatcaatttaactcaattttaaaaattataaCAGTAGGTGACatcactactactacttttTAGTGCGTAGAAAATATAGTGTCGATTCACACGACTTGTGAAAATAGCTCTTCAACTATAATTTGTAATTCTGCGATGAGTTAGATCACTGAGTCACAAACATCTGCAAATCACTATACAACTTTATTCATACCTAGACTATTTCTTTTGAATTCGGTATTTTAATATGGCGGTGTTATGTGGAATATGCCAAGTAgaacaatcaaaatataaatgtCCTAAATGTTCAATTGCTTATTGTTCATTAACTTGTTATAAATCAGAAATCCATACTCATGATTATCTCCCGACAGTAACCGACACAACATCtcaaccaccacaacagcaacagcaaaccactactaccactactaccaccCCTGGGGATGACAGATTTctgaaattattacaagatgatcaaattaaatatttattaaatcaaccaagtttacaatttcatttactttcaatcatcaaaattttaattgatccCACTTTTACTCCTAAAAATAGTaatattgaacaaaaattagATATTGCAAATTTAAAACTCAATGATTTAAGAATTGGTggaattgaacaaaatgaattagttgaagaatttgttcAAAGATGTCTtgaattgatgaattgagGAGCAAGAGGGGGGGATATATTTCGATTTATCAAGTGAATGTAATTGGTTGTGCATTTACTTACAGTTCATGTGGTCTATTAATTGGGGTTCTCGTATCGAACACAATCTTAGATGGACTATGAAAGAATTATAGAGAAGTGAGTAACTGGTTCACAGTACAGAAACAGGTACAAAACACAAACTGACACGTTCAGTTTCAATGTAATTGAAAAGCTTACCTTTATACACA contains:
- the HIT1 gene encoding Hit1p (Ortholog of S. cerevisiae Hit1; protein of unknown function required for high temperature growth; flow model biofilm induced; Spider biofilm induced), which produces MAVLCGICQVEQSKYKCPKCSIAYCSLTCYKSEIHTHDYLPTVTDTTSQPPQQQQQTTTTTTTTPGDDRFSKLLQDDQIKYLLNQPSLQFHLLSIIKILIDPTFTPKNSNIEQKLDIANLKLNDLRIGGIEQNELVEEFVQRCLELMN